A genomic window from Chlorobium phaeobacteroides DSM 266 includes:
- a CDS encoding TolC family protein, translating into MKVYKTLIGIMLAGSIALPGCVQAAEKTIKLSLGEAVSMARENNRTIKAAQSRVAQAEAKIVQTRQSYLPKVTLSETAVITNDPGAALVFKLQQNIITQSDFIPDRLNNADVINDFNTSLLVMQPVYNPDASTGRTIAFTAKKAQEQMAARTTETVELQVSKLYYGLILARKNIEAVEQSIITMKNHSNEADKAYRVGLLTKSDKLSTDVRLAELLEQKLMLHDAIKNATDALKVMLNLDANLTIIPTEDLVVDKRLPVVDEKNTPEGRSDLKALQTYREIAGYQEKMAQAAKLPRVNAFFQTNLHSSDIFSGGSSWALGMTMQWNIYDGMATTGRIQEAKAQQLEAMYNHEEAKSQSLVEIKKAQRDLKTAKARIAVSQESLEEARVSLDYIGTQFKTGMAMTFELLMREGAYTYAKLRLNQAKYDYCIARSELAYYSAR; encoded by the coding sequence ATGAAGGTATACAAGACGTTGATCGGCATCATGCTGGCGGGAAGCATCGCTCTTCCTGGCTGCGTTCAGGCTGCCGAAAAAACGATCAAGCTCTCGCTTGGCGAAGCTGTCAGCATGGCACGCGAAAACAACCGCACCATAAAAGCTGCCCAAAGCAGAGTAGCACAGGCAGAAGCGAAAATTGTTCAGACCCGGCAGTCATACCTTCCAAAGGTAACGCTATCAGAAACAGCCGTTATAACCAACGATCCCGGCGCAGCCCTTGTTTTCAAGCTGCAACAGAACATCATTACACAAAGCGACTTTATACCGGACAGGCTTAATAACGCAGACGTTATCAATGATTTCAACACCTCGCTTCTGGTTATGCAACCTGTCTACAATCCTGATGCGTCGACAGGACGCACCATAGCCTTCACTGCGAAAAAGGCACAGGAGCAAATGGCCGCTCGTACGACAGAGACTGTAGAGCTGCAGGTCAGCAAACTCTATTACGGCCTTATTCTTGCCCGAAAAAACATCGAAGCCGTTGAGCAGTCGATCATCACCATGAAAAATCACAGCAACGAAGCCGACAAAGCCTATCGGGTAGGTCTTTTGACCAAATCCGACAAGCTTTCAACCGACGTCAGGCTTGCCGAGCTCCTGGAACAGAAGCTGATGCTGCACGACGCCATAAAAAACGCAACCGATGCGTTGAAAGTGATGCTGAATCTCGATGCCAACCTAACCATCATTCCTACAGAAGACCTGGTCGTCGACAAACGCCTTCCTGTTGTCGATGAAAAAAACACTCCCGAAGGCAGATCCGATCTCAAGGCGCTGCAAACGTACAGGGAAATTGCCGGTTATCAGGAAAAAATGGCTCAAGCCGCAAAACTTCCCAGAGTCAACGCCTTTTTTCAGACAAATCTGCATAGCAGCGACATTTTCAGCGGCGGTTCCAGTTGGGCGCTCGGAATGACGATGCAATGGAACATTTATGACGGCATGGCGACAACCGGGCGGATCCAGGAAGCAAAAGCGCAGCAGCTTGAAGCGATGTACAATCATGAAGAGGCAAAAAGCCAGAGCCTTGTAGAGATAAAAAAAGCACAGCGAGATCTCAAAACCGCCAAAGCAAGAATTGCCGTTTCGCAGGAATCTCTCGAAGAGGCTCGCGTCAGCCTCGATTATATCGGCACACAGTTCAAAACCGGTATGGCCATGACCTTTGAACTGCTCATGAGAGAGGGGGCCTATACCTATGCAAAGCTTCGGCTGAACCAGGCGAAATATGATTACTGCATAGCAAGAAGCGAGCTTGCCTATTATAGCGCAAGATAA
- a CDS encoding DUF1997 domain-containing protein — MEVVGKSKALVVLESCLQESTVYFSNHEKILKCNPYCRYVRYIPDFDVFQWTFEVDDPRNNPIVAIFFVRQTEEHIPTDSAVFRRYVGESRAPIDTETPGKKIIWETVESAPELLFNNDHTFIGKTFSEIFLLHQTDNRTTVHFETNISLDFKLSFPLNLMPEPALKFMSDMIMSKIMQQATESMLCQVQSDICCSMPEIATEGGKK; from the coding sequence ATGGAAGTTGTAGGAAAAAGTAAAGCATTGGTCGTTCTTGAGTCATGCCTGCAGGAATCGACTGTTTATTTCTCAAATCACGAGAAAATCCTGAAATGCAATCCGTACTGCAGATATGTACGCTATATACCGGATTTCGATGTTTTTCAATGGACCTTCGAGGTTGACGATCCTCGAAATAACCCGATCGTAGCAATCTTTTTTGTCAGACAGACCGAAGAGCATATACCGACAGACAGTGCAGTTTTCAGGCGCTACGTCGGTGAAAGCCGGGCTCCCATCGATACAGAGACCCCCGGGAAAAAAATTATCTGGGAAACCGTCGAGTCGGCCCCGGAACTGCTTTTTAACAACGACCATACCTTCATCGGCAAAACTTTTTCTGAAATTTTCCTTCTTCACCAGACAGACAATCGGACGACCGTTCATTTCGAAACAAATATATCGCTGGATTTCAAACTGTCATTTCCGCTCAATCTCATGCCGGAACCGGCACTGAAATTCATGAGCGATATGATTATGTCGAAAATCATGCAGCAGGCAACCGAAAGCATGCTTTGTCAGGTTCAGTCGGATATCTGCTGCTCTATGCCTGAAATTGCCACCGAAGGTGGAAAGAAATAG
- a CDS encoding SDR family NAD(P)-dependent oxidoreductase — translation MKNIVITGSSRGIGLGLAHAFLSKGCRVMISSSNSSNLDKALNELVEQHGSEHISAKTCDVANYQEVQDLWDHAQKSIGQVDIWINNAGIAHPLLPFWKLDMTQIGHTLDVNLAGTINGSHVAIRGMIEQGSGYLYNLEGQGADGGIIHGMGVFGTSKAAVHYFSKSLIEETRSLKIKVGTIIPGIIRTELQAKTSQQTDAGRLFLSLLGENVREATEDLAKRILANNTHGVCINRMTTPDMIGKIATLPINFLLGR, via the coding sequence ATGAAAAACATCGTTATCACAGGAAGCAGCAGAGGAATTGGCCTGGGTCTTGCTCATGCATTTCTCTCAAAAGGCTGCCGTGTCATGATCAGCAGCAGCAACAGCAGCAACCTTGACAAAGCACTGAATGAGCTGGTCGAGCAGCATGGCTCCGAACATATCTCGGCAAAAACATGTGATGTTGCCAATTACCAGGAGGTTCAGGATCTTTGGGACCATGCGCAAAAATCGATAGGCCAGGTAGATATCTGGATAAACAACGCCGGTATTGCCCACCCTTTGCTTCCGTTCTGGAAGCTTGATATGACACAGATCGGGCATACCCTTGATGTCAATCTTGCCGGAACAATAAATGGATCGCATGTGGCTATCAGAGGAATGATCGAACAGGGGTCGGGATACCTGTACAATCTTGAAGGCCAGGGTGCCGATGGGGGAATAATTCACGGAATGGGTGTTTTTGGAACGTCCAAGGCGGCTGTACACTATTTCTCGAAATCCCTTATCGAAGAAACCCGGTCTTTGAAGATAAAGGTAGGTACAATCATACCGGGAATCATACGTACGGAGCTGCAAGCTAAAACCTCACAACAAACCGATGCTGGCAGGCTTTTTCTTTCGTTGCTTGGCGAAAATGTTCGGGAAGCAACGGAAGACCTTGCAAAAAGAATTCTTGCAAACAATACACATGGGGTCTGCATCAACCGCATGACGACACCCGACATGATCGGAAAAATCGCAACATTACCTATCAATTTTTTGTTAGGCAGGTGA
- a CDS encoding alpha/beta fold hydrolase, with amino-acid sequence MSFADTTRGKIYYEDTGWGVSDNREVVLFFNGWSISARYWIPVIDRLSSQYRCLSFDQSGTGRTVCSHSCLSFSVEGFADEASELLVHLGLLGSRKLHIVGHSMGGMIATEICNRHPESLVSATIVNCGIFDDELLKSFHHVLVGGMIDVAMLFKGVFLLEPFKSLFIDRAIGRPIDQKYRTVFVEDFVASDTRAATAVGKFAIDPEIIGKYTAEAVKIGAPLLCVVGMADRTIPPEGMQTLYNRRIEQSDFLTRLARFDHAGHLPMLEVLPEFEQALRNHFYAASKLLG; translated from the coding sequence ATGAGTTTTGCTGATACAACAAGAGGGAAGATATATTATGAAGACACCGGATGGGGTGTTAGCGACAATCGGGAAGTCGTTTTGTTTTTCAACGGCTGGTCAATTTCTGCAAGATACTGGATACCAGTAATAGATCGGCTATCTTCGCAGTACCGTTGCCTTTCCTTCGATCAAAGCGGAACGGGCCGAACCGTATGCAGCCATTCGTGTCTTTCCTTTTCCGTTGAGGGGTTTGCCGATGAAGCGTCGGAATTGCTTGTTCATCTTGGCCTTCTCGGCTCCAGAAAGCTGCATATTGTCGGCCACTCGATGGGAGGTATGATCGCGACGGAAATCTGCAACCGGCATCCCGAATCCCTTGTTTCGGCAACAATTGTCAATTGTGGTATTTTCGATGACGAACTACTCAAATCTTTCCATCATGTTCTGGTAGGCGGGATGATCGATGTTGCCATGCTCTTCAAAGGGGTATTTCTTTTGGAACCGTTCAAATCGTTGTTCATTGATCGCGCCATTGGCAGGCCCATCGACCAGAAGTACAGAACTGTTTTCGTCGAGGATTTCGTGGCAAGCGACACCAGGGCAGCGACCGCTGTCGGAAAATTTGCCATAGATCCTGAAATAATAGGGAAATATACAGCTGAAGCTGTAAAAATCGGGGCACCGCTTCTCTGTGTGGTCGGCATGGCCGACCGAACCATCCCGCCAGAAGGCATGCAAACCCTTTATAACAGACGCATCGAGCAAAGTGACTTCTTAACCAGGCTGGCAAGGTTCGATCATGCCGGCCATCTGCCGATGCTCGAAGTGCTTCCGGAGTTTGAGCAGGCTCTCCGAAACCATTTTTATGCAGCAAGCAAACTCCTCGGATAA
- a CDS encoding methyltransferase family protein, which yields MHFPFPTWLRYGGAIAAAVSFLFLFLTMKTLGRYWSPLPRLMEGHKLVITGPYRFIRHPMYTAMMLLFIAFILITANAAVTVFSLIATVLTVKWALNEEKMLIGFFGDEYRAYMTRTGAFLPAPRKMVRHIFFNQHEKL from the coding sequence TTGCATTTTCCTTTTCCCACATGGCTCCGTTACGGGGGCGCTATTGCTGCCGCAGTATCTTTTCTGTTTCTTTTTCTGACAATGAAAACACTCGGAAGATACTGGAGTCCTTTGCCAAGATTGATGGAAGGGCACAAGCTTGTAATCACAGGACCCTATCGTTTTATCAGGCACCCCATGTATACCGCCATGATGTTGCTTTTTATAGCTTTTATCCTTATTACAGCGAATGCAGCCGTTACTGTGTTTAGCCTGATTGCCACTGTTTTGACTGTCAAATGGGCTTTAAATGAGGAGAAAATGCTCATAGGTTTTTTCGGGGACGAATACCGGGCGTATATGACGCGTACGGGGGCTTTTTTGCCTGCCCCCAGGAAGATGGTTCGGCATATCTTTTTTAACCAGCACGAAAAGCTATGA
- the lsrF gene encoding 3-hydroxy-5-phosphonooxypentane-2,4-dione thiolase, whose translation MAEYDKDKQAKEYYTDVPVEKHGFFLKGAHSLDWGMKNRLSRIFRPDTGRTVMFAIDHGYFQGPTTGLERPDVNIVPLMSHADAIMLTRGMLRTTVPPSLTRAVVMRCSGGPSILKELSDEELAVDIEDAIRMNVAAITLQIFIGGEFETRSIHNMTRLIDMGLRYGIPTMAVTAVGKDMVRDAKYFRLACRIAAELGAQIVKTYYVPEDFETVVASCPVPIVMAGGKKISELEAVTMSYQAIQEGAAGVDMGRNIFQSDAPLAMMKTVGKVVHENMPPAEAYEYFQSIRREG comes from the coding sequence ATGGCTGAATATGACAAGGACAAGCAGGCAAAAGAGTATTACACAGACGTTCCTGTTGAGAAACACGGTTTTTTTCTCAAGGGGGCACACTCGCTTGACTGGGGCATGAAAAACCGCCTGTCGAGGATATTCAGGCCCGATACAGGCAGGACGGTCATGTTCGCCATCGACCACGGCTATTTTCAGGGGCCAACCACCGGCCTTGAGCGTCCTGACGTCAACATCGTGCCACTCATGTCGCATGCCGACGCCATCATGCTCACAAGAGGCATGCTGCGCACGACGGTTCCGCCTTCACTCACCAGGGCAGTTGTCATGCGCTGCAGCGGAGGCCCGAGCATTCTCAAGGAGCTCTCCGACGAAGAGCTTGCCGTTGATATCGAGGACGCCATCCGCATGAACGTGGCGGCAATCACCCTGCAGATTTTTATCGGCGGCGAGTTCGAAACCCGTTCCATCCACAACATGACCAGGCTGATCGATATGGGTCTGCGTTACGGCATTCCAACCATGGCGGTCACCGCCGTCGGCAAGGATATGGTGCGTGACGCCAAATACTTCAGGCTTGCCTGCCGGATTGCAGCCGAACTCGGTGCGCAGATCGTAAAAACCTACTATGTACCCGAAGATTTCGAAACGGTTGTGGCTTCCTGCCCGGTGCCGATCGTGATGGCCGGAGGCAAGAAGATTTCCGAACTCGAGGCGGTCACCATGTCCTATCAGGCAATCCAGGAAGGCGCAGCCGGTGTGGATATGGGCCGAAACATTTTCCAGAGTGATGCTCCGCTCGCCATGATGAAAACTGTCGGCAAGGTCGTTCATGAGAACATGCCTCCCGCCGAAGCGTACGAGTATTTCCAGAGCATCAGGAGGGAAGGATAG
- the cruB gene encoding gamma-carotene beta-monocyclase CruB: MIADKVQTLYPRVSEYFGKIRNGNRYLEHILEVDSFWKNFEHSPCRKVVLQGSEMPADACVSDEYDLVYAGGSLGLLHASVMASKYARKVLVFDRHMSGKPSRDWNISWNELEKLEQVGLFSYEEINASIACRYKTGWAEFYVENGRKKRLYIDNVLDCAVESDQLLSIARQKILADECNRIVDKMTFMRCFQFPESVVIEVENNMHERVYFRAKVFVDAMGVHSPVAMQLNDGASFTHLCPTVGTVSSGLENVDPDIGEILVSTEPADTSSGRGRQLIWEGFPAGGDRYTTYLFFYDSRSSDNDKSLLGLFETYFLKLPSYKKPGKDFVVHRPVYGVIPAYYHDGFERTRQVADNNILMLGDAAALGSPLTFCGFGSFVRNLKSLTEGLEKALACNSFEKKNLEQISAYEPNVAAMANLMKFMCYNKYTDHPNFVNELMNEVMIVLDGLPPRYREAMFKDTLELSDLLLIGLNVAWKYPGVLMATATKLGLEGSLGMMKNMIGWAMSSKASN; encoded by the coding sequence ATGATAGCAGATAAAGTTCAAACGCTCTACCCAAGGGTATCCGAGTATTTTGGTAAAATCAGAAATGGAAACAGATATCTGGAGCATATTCTGGAGGTGGATAGCTTTTGGAAAAATTTCGAGCACTCCCCATGCCGCAAGGTTGTCCTTCAGGGAAGCGAAATGCCTGCAGATGCATGTGTTTCCGACGAATATGATCTGGTTTATGCCGGGGGCTCATTGGGATTGTTGCATGCGTCGGTCATGGCTTCGAAATACGCAAGAAAAGTACTTGTTTTTGACCGCCATATGAGCGGAAAACCAAGCCGTGACTGGAATATTTCCTGGAATGAACTTGAAAAGCTTGAACAAGTCGGTCTTTTCTCATATGAAGAGATCAACGCGAGTATTGCTTGCAGGTATAAAACAGGGTGGGCTGAGTTTTACGTGGAAAATGGTCGGAAAAAGCGGCTGTATATCGATAATGTGCTTGACTGTGCTGTTGAGAGCGACCAACTTCTTTCCATTGCCAGACAGAAAATTCTTGCTGATGAATGCAACAGGATCGTTGACAAGATGACTTTCATGCGGTGTTTTCAGTTTCCTGAGAGTGTGGTGATAGAGGTTGAGAACAATATGCATGAGCGGGTTTATTTCAGAGCCAAGGTATTTGTTGATGCGATGGGAGTACATTCTCCGGTTGCCATGCAGTTGAATGACGGGGCATCCTTTACACATCTCTGTCCTACAGTCGGGACTGTTTCCAGCGGCCTTGAAAATGTTGATCCAGATATAGGCGAAATTCTTGTAAGTACTGAGCCGGCCGATACCAGCTCAGGAAGAGGACGTCAACTAATATGGGAGGGCTTTCCTGCCGGTGGCGATCGCTATACCACCTATCTTTTCTTTTATGATTCCCGGAGCTCCGATAATGATAAATCTCTGCTTGGTCTCTTTGAAACATATTTCCTGAAATTACCTTCCTATAAAAAACCAGGAAAGGATTTTGTCGTCCATCGCCCTGTGTATGGCGTTATACCGGCTTATTATCATGATGGGTTTGAGCGTACCCGTCAAGTTGCCGATAATAATATCCTGATGCTTGGAGATGCCGCTGCACTTGGTTCACCACTTACTTTTTGCGGTTTTGGTTCATTTGTTCGCAATCTCAAATCATTGACAGAGGGGCTCGAAAAAGCCTTGGCCTGTAACAGCTTTGAAAAGAAGAATCTCGAACAGATAAGCGCCTACGAACCAAATGTTGCCGCAATGGCGAACCTTATGAAATTTATGTGTTATAATAAGTATACAGATCATCCGAATTTTGTCAACGAACTGATGAATGAAGTGATGATAGTTCTGGACGGCCTGCCGCCCAGGTACAGGGAAGCAATGTTCAAGGATACCCTGGAGCTATCCGATCTGCTTCTCATTGGTTTGAACGTAGCATGGAAATATCCCGGTGTCTTGATGGCGACAGCAACCAAACTCGGTCTGGAGGGATCACTTGGGATGATGAAAAATATGATCGGCTGGGCAATGTCATCAAAAGCTTCAAATTAA
- a CDS encoding metal-sensitive transcriptional regulator: MLVCCQEILQLDDKDMDDVILRLKKVNGQIQGLIRMVENSDNCEKVIVQFQAAKAALDKTYSLVLDRSLKECMSHNDTENVGRILKLISKH; this comes from the coding sequence ATGCTTGTATGCTGTCAGGAAATCCTGCAACTTGATGATAAAGATATGGATGATGTGATTCTGAGGCTGAAAAAAGTTAACGGCCAGATACAAGGGCTGATAAGGATGGTGGAAAACAGTGATAACTGTGAAAAGGTCATAGTCCAGTTTCAGGCGGCAAAAGCCGCTCTTGACAAAACCTATTCACTGGTTCTCGACAGAAGCCTCAAGGAGTGCATGAGTCATAATGACACCGAAAATGTCGGGCGTATTTTAAAACTTATTTCAAAACATTAA
- a CDS encoding Coenzyme F420 hydrogenase/dehydrogenase, beta subunit C-terminal domain has translation MTKPSKIQTPRFDEPLCSKCGLCMGNAWPVKESLESCVFRCGWVENHEKRIFGRVRNPDDSDELRFGISLKRFNATLKKPVNGAQWSGIITRISTMALQTNLVDAVLTLHGEPLQPKAVLAKTAQDIHEARGNKPVLSPVLQALHTAYREKTRRLLVVGAACHVHMVRDFTRKSPYFADLDLYIVGIPCTDNLEPSHLQWVFRNISKNPETVINFEFMQDYRVHILHKAGKVEKIPFFCLPSAVMKVGVFPNSCLSCFDYINSLSDITVGYLGAPYSKNRKTQWIIVRTERGEKLLDLINDEIETSPEVFFGDSHSAVQAALQPTLMPILQPEKLDDRKAMPKWLGIYLSRKKAKSGPGGTEFAKYSIDIHAIRNFYFLKMYRPDDIGIVPTHIYDLLSQYDLSSIQRIIEARI, from the coding sequence ATGACTAAACCATCAAAAATACAGACGCCTCGCTTCGACGAACCATTGTGCAGCAAATGCGGTCTATGCATGGGCAATGCCTGGCCGGTGAAGGAGAGCCTGGAAAGCTGTGTTTTTCGTTGCGGATGGGTAGAAAATCATGAAAAAAGGATTTTCGGAAGAGTAAGGAACCCTGATGACAGCGATGAACTGCGTTTCGGTATCAGTCTCAAACGATTCAACGCAACATTGAAAAAACCTGTCAATGGAGCGCAATGGAGCGGTATCATTACCCGAATATCGACAATGGCCCTGCAAACAAACCTTGTGGATGCGGTGCTAACGCTTCATGGAGAGCCTCTGCAACCAAAAGCAGTGCTTGCTAAAACCGCTCAGGATATTCATGAGGCCCGCGGCAATAAACCAGTGTTGTCTCCTGTACTTCAGGCATTGCATACGGCTTATCGGGAAAAAACAAGAAGGCTCCTGGTTGTCGGAGCTGCCTGCCATGTACATATGGTGAGGGATTTTACAAGAAAAAGCCCCTATTTTGCCGATTTAGACCTGTATATCGTAGGTATCCCTTGTACCGATAATCTGGAGCCATCCCATCTTCAATGGGTTTTCCGGAATATCAGCAAAAATCCGGAAACGGTTATCAATTTCGAATTCATGCAGGATTACAGGGTACATATTCTCCACAAAGCCGGAAAAGTCGAGAAAATCCCATTTTTCTGCCTTCCATCAGCGGTTATGAAAGTCGGAGTATTTCCGAACTCCTGCCTGAGTTGCTTTGATTACATCAACAGCCTTTCAGATATTACTGTCGGTTATTTAGGTGCGCCATACAGCAAAAACAGAAAAACGCAATGGATTATTGTCAGAACGGAAAGAGGAGAAAAGCTGCTGGATCTTATCAATGATGAAATAGAAACGTCACCTGAGGTTTTTTTTGGCGATAGTCATAGTGCGGTACAAGCAGCACTTCAGCCGACTCTCATGCCGATTCTTCAACCGGAGAAGCTTGATGACCGGAAAGCGATGCCTAAATGGCTTGGCATTTATCTGAGCCGAAAAAAAGCGAAATCCGGTCCGGGAGGTACTGAGTTTGCAAAATACTCAATAGATATTCATGCTATAAGGAACTTCTATTTCCTTAAAATGTACCGTCCGGACGATATAGGCATTGTGCCGACCCATATCTATGACCTTCTTTCTCAATATGACCTTTCATCGATACAAAGAATAATCGAGGCCCGGATTTAA
- a CDS encoding Nif11-like leader peptide family natural product precursor codes for MSQDSAKLFLAQMKQDKELSDKIHNAATKEDRWTIIRQEGFDFTREELDHATVTELNHFERWNWEAKLLADWL; via the coding sequence ATGTCACAGGATTCCGCAAAGTTGTTTCTTGCGCAAATGAAGCAGGACAAAGAGTTATCGGATAAAATACACAATGCTGCAACAAAAGAAGATCGCTGGACAATCATCCGGCAGGAAGGCTTCGATTTCACGAGAGAAGAGCTTGATCATGCAACGGTAACTGAACTGAATCACTTTGAAAGATGGAACTGGGAAGCGAAGTTACTTGCCGACTGGCTCTAA
- a CDS encoding efflux RND transporter periplasmic adaptor subunit: MKGQNNSVAFIAVLITLLAGCGKGEQHTNNAKTKPDQALSLPLFQTESTLNARGEEVILVPKSSVFQQGGLTGVFVVGDDQKATIRWIRTGRIDHGSVVVLGGIDKGEMVIANYNPELKEGVSVTKSQAVTREATSNE; encoded by the coding sequence ATGAAGGGACAAAACAACAGCGTTGCGTTTATTGCCGTTTTAATCACGCTGCTCGCCGGATGCGGAAAAGGCGAACAGCATACCAATAACGCCAAAACGAAACCCGATCAAGCTCTATCCCTGCCGCTTTTTCAGACAGAGAGCACGCTGAATGCAAGAGGGGAAGAGGTTATCCTTGTGCCGAAATCATCAGTTTTTCAACAAGGCGGGCTGACAGGCGTATTTGTTGTTGGCGATGATCAGAAAGCAACCATTCGATGGATAAGAACCGGGCGTATCGATCACGGCTCTGTTGTTGTACTCGGAGGAATAGACAAGGGAGAGATGGTTATAGCGAACTATAACCCCGAACTGAAGGAAGGAGTATCCGTAACAAAAAGTCAGGCTGTAACAAGGGAGGCCACATCCAATGAATGA